The sequence below is a genomic window from Babesia bigemina genome assembly Bbig001, chromosome : II.
TGAAGGCGCTTGGCTCCACTGCGGCGGCGTAGTGAGGCGAACTGTCGTACGAAGATGTgtcttcgtcgtcgctgccctGCCGATCGCACCCGTTGTCATCACTTGAGTCGCCGTACCGGTACGGGCTTCGGTTCTCCTGCGATTCCGCGAAGGGGTAGAAGTGTATGTTTTTCACCACTTCCGTATTCGCTTCTAAGTCCTCTGAGTCCGTAGATTCGCCTGACGCAGCATCGCGGGCGTCTTCGAAGGACCTGTCTGCGGGAGAGTCGCTTGAGCTGCTCGTTTCATCATTTTCCATGTTCCTCGGCGTTGACGACAGACAACGCTACTGGGCAGCTACCCGGCGTTTCTGCTTATTTGCGGTTGATATGATGTCGCCCTAAGCCATAGTGTGTATGCAGTCGGCCTCCGCCCTCACGCGCGTGGTGCCGCCGCGTGTGGATACGGCCCAGGTGGGATTTACGCCGCTTAAGTGCCGCATGTGTAGGTCAGTTGGAATTATACAGCGCGTTAGGTAGGGCTGGTTCGCGTCGCTGAAGCTTCGCATCGCCGTACATGTGTAATCCACACAGCCTTCCGCGAACGACGTACGCTCACATTAGCGAAGGGTGCGGGCGTTAGAGTATGTCTCCGTCCCCGAGCCCTTCTTCCTCAACGATCTGCCACGTCATGACTGGCGTGCGCCTACCACCTACCGCTGCAATCTGTTCCTCGTCAATGACGTCACTCGGCGTCGTGTTTTTGGCGATATCCGGCTCGTCCGGGTACCGCATCGCCTGCAGGTCATGTATGGCGCATACACATTTCAGGCTGCTGGTGCATTGCACAAGTGAAGCCTCACCTGTATGGCATTGGCGTGCAGCTTCAGGCAGAAGTTGATGCGCTTGTGGAACGCCCTCATGGGCTGGTCGCTGGCGTAAATGTTGACGTTTGCCTGCGGGTGCGTTCAGCATCTCCTGCTCGCGAGCTCACCTTCGACTGCATGTACTTCTCGTCGTGGTGGATGGTGGCATCGATGATGCCGTCGTGTATCGCCTTGGCGATGATGCATTCCGTGTCCTCTATGGAGTTGATGCCCAACTTCTGCGCGACCTTTTCGATGGGGATGCGCGAGTACGCGAGGGTGATTTTCCGCAGGCCGCCCTTGATGACGTTGTGCCTTAGTCGTGCGATTAGGAAGAGTGTGCCGTCCTTCTCGAACTGCGCCCTGTAGTTGTCGCACACGTTAGAGAACGCCGCAAGGTCGCCGTTCATGACGGCGATGACCACCTTTTCGTACGCCGCCAGGCTGCCCTTCATCTGCGGGTTCGTGAAGGTGCTCTTGCTGGGCACGTCGCCCATGAGCAgcgcgacgatgatggtcATTTTCGTCGCCGCCAGCTTGAACCCGAACGCCGTCTTGTCCGCCTGCGGCGCCttccgcagcgcctgcatcAGCTTGTTATACGCCTCCGAGTACTCCAGCTGCACCGCCAGTATCTTCCCGTAGTAGAAGAGGTATCTCGCGTACTGGGCGTTGGAGCTGAGGTTGTCGGGGAACGAGGTCTTGCTCAGGAGCGTCGCGGCGGCGGAGTAGAGCCGGTGCTGCACGAGGTAGCGCATGACGCAGTTCAGGGTCACCGCCTCCGTCATGGGCTCGTGGTGCAGGCACGCCTTCCGGTAGGCGCTCATGAGCAGCGTCCTGGTTTCCGGCAGCCGCCCACCCAGCTCGAACACGCGGGAGTAGTAGAAGTAGACCTTCGCGGCCAGGCGGTCGATCGACCTCTTGTTGAAGTCCAGCACGTACTTCGCGAAATCCTCGGCAAGACGCATCGCTTCCGCAATCTGCGCCGTGTCCATCAAATATATGAGCGCCAGCGTGAGCAGCAGTATCTTGGTTTCGTCGAGGTTCGTGTTTTTGGCGAGGTACTCCTCGATGCCCAGCACGGGTGCCACGGTGAGGTGCACCCTCACGTTGACCTCGCCTTCCTTGGCCGGCGCCATGACCACGTCCTCACTGAGCAGCTCGAGCGCGAGCGACGCGAGGCTGCAGCCGGGCGAGCCGTGGGCGTACACCGCGATGGCCTGTCTGAGgacgggcagcgtggacgCCGCGTAGTTCTTGAgcaggctgcgcagcgtctTGAAGTGGCGCATCAGCCTGACCACGTAGCGCCCGTCGGCcctggcgacggcggcctcGAGCAGCGCGGTACTGTGCGCGAGCAGTTCGCGGAACGCATCGCAGGGCAGGCTCGACGCTGCCGCGGCGGGCGCTTTCTGTTCATCTGCTGCCATTAGTAAAAGTTTCGTGAAAATATACAATGCATTTGCCGAGTGCGCTGTGGCGTTACTGGCAGGCTATCTGGCCTGCCGGGTTCCAGGCGACCGCGCACGTGAACATGGGCTGCGCTACGCGCCCTGGCCGTGCGGCCGAGGAAGACGTCTTTTCGGGCACACATTGGTCCGAGGTGTTACTGGAGACGCGTGGCAATGGCCTGTTTCTGTTCGAGCCGGAGGTGTGTGTCGGCGCCGCCGCTCGCGTGCCGACCATGGCCTGGGTCCTGGAGCACGTTCGGCTCGAGCTGCACCCCGGGAAGCCGTACATGACACTGCCTGCAGGCGCCGCAGCGTccgacggcggctgcggcgcccTGCTCTACTTTTTCGAGGGCCGAGGTAGGTACACACCGGCATGTCTGGAATGGCCGCAGATGAGGATTCGGCCTTCCTGGCCGTCCACTACCCGAGCATGAAGGATGCGGAGTATGCATGTATGCGGTTCCGGCGTTGCAGCCTGACGTATGTGCGTTCCCTGGTCGACGGCtgcggcgacgatgacgtcTCCGCTGGCGACGTCGCCCACACTATCGAGTCGCTGCGTCACTCTCGCGAGGAGCTGGCGCAGCAGAAGGACATGTTGCGGCTGGACAACACGCTGCTGTACTCGCAGTACACAAGCAACAAGCAGGCGTTCTCCGAGAGCTCCGCCATGCAGATGCAGGAGAATGCGGCCCTGCGCTCTCAGCTGGAGCGCTGCATGGACCGCATACAGTCCCTCGAGGGCGACTCCCAGGCCAGGGACGGCACGATACGCGCGCTGAAGGAGGAGCGTGAGCACCTGATGGATCTCACGATGAGGCTCCAGTCGGAGCTCGAGACCTCCAAGGAGGCCGTGCAGGCTTCGGCGAACAGCAGCGAGGAGACGTTGAGGCAGGACTTCAAATCCACGTTGGCTGACGTCTATCGCCTCAGGCGCGAAGTCAAGAACTTGCGGAAGGACAACGCGCGCATCGCCAACCAGTTCCACAGCTACAAGCGTGAGGTGAACCTGGAGTACGAGCGCGTGGAGGAGTTGATGTACCACAGCACCATATACGAGATGCTGATGCACTGGATATTGTGCAACGATCTGAAGGTATGCGGCGCGGCCCGCTGTTCCGCACCAATCCGCCCGCAGGTCGAGTACTACGAGACGTGCCACCAGATGCGGCCCGAGGAGCACCAGGCGTTCTGCGAGCGGTACGCATGCCCCTGCCTAAACTTGTCAAACTGACGTTCAGAGTGCACGCTGCACAGGAGGAATTCCGCGTGTCCGTCACGCTGGCACGTGCGTCGTACATCAACTGTCGCACGCACCTCttcaacgagctgctgtcGTCCATCAGCGGCCACAAGCTGGAGCTTCCCCGTTCCAAGCGTCTTCTGAGCCTGGTGAGTGCAGCAAACGGCCCCGAGTGCACGCGTCGCAGGCACTGGAGCGTTTGGACTGGATCTTCCAGCCGGAGTCGTGCCGCCTGGACGTCCGCGAGCCCATATGGATGAACCAGGAGAAGTTCGACGGGCTTGTGGAGGCCCTGCTCTACAAAACGTCCGACCACGCCTGGTACAACAAGCTGTCGTACGTCTCTGCGCTGAAGCCCATATTGACCAACGACGGCGCGTCCGACTCCATGCTGCTGACGCTGAAGCGGCAGCTGTACGAGTCGCTGAACCAGAACGAGACGCTCAAGCGGCAGGTGGCCTCGATGCAGAAGGCCCTCGGCAGCAAAGAGCACTGGCAGTCAATCTTGTCCCGCGCCGCGGCGTAGCGCCCTGCGTCATCTGCGCGGCCCCCATCGCAAACACGCTTTGCACGCCAACCGCGTGCATGTCGACCTCAATATACACGGCCTGGCGGCACGTCCGGCCGCCGGCCAGATGTGATTTTACATTTACAAAAGTTACACGCTGTCATTCGCTAAACGTACAGTGCGGCGGTCTGCGTCGGCCCCGACGCGACCGCTCAAATCCGAGGTTGGAACACGGGGATGACCCTGGCGAACTGCTCCGGCCGCTTCAGCAGTATCATGTCGGCGATCCACGCGATGTTGCGGATCTCCTGCTGCTTGAGCTTGACCCAGGCGTAGAAGATGCCGaagtgcagctgctgctcgaaGCACTCCTCGGAGAGCTGCGCGCTCTCCGCGTAGAAGTGGTCCTCCAGGGAGCGCTCGCTGGTGTCGAACTTGGTGAGCCTGCTGTCGCCCTGCGGGAGACGGTTAGTTCCCCGAACCGCGCACCTACCCTGTTGAGCGACATCTTGCACACCTCATACAGCCTTGCGTACTTGGGGTAGCTGGCGAGCGCCTGCTGGAGTGTCGCCTCGTTGTAGGCCTTGCACAGGCGCTCGGTGCCGTAGGGGTAGAGGTAGCCGATGCTGGTGTAGAGCTTGTTGCGGTCCTGCACGACCGGGCTGCCGTTGCTCAGGTTGACGCAGTTGAGCGTGAGCGCCAGGTCCCTGAAGTCCGCCTCCGTGCGGAGGATGTGGCCCATGACCTGCGCGGTGGTGCCGCCCAGAGAGGTGACGAAGTAGTAGAAGTCCTCTATCCACGCCCGCTTGAGGAAGCTCTTCAGCAGCGCTATTGACGACGGGTCCAACACTGAGTTGCCCTTTCCCATGGACAGGCTAGGCAGGCACTTCTCGAAGTACTTCCCTGCGGTGCTATGGACGCCAGGTGGCCTTCGCCCTCACCTATTGGGGTGTCACAAAGTATGATGCGATGCAGGTCCTCTCCAGACTGGCACAGGTCGGCGTCCATGAGCGTCTCGATGCCCTGGAACCACCCGATGGGGTCAATACGATCCATGAGCTCCTCGGGCGACTTCTTGTTGCTGACCCCCTGCAGCAGTGCGATGAGGTTGTCGATCATCTTCTCCCTCCTGCGCGCCGTGTTGCTTAAGAACGGGTCGCACTCACGCTACGAACTCCAGGAACGTGGCGAGCTCGCCGTCCGACTGCTGTCGCAGGTACCTGGGCGGCGATGTGTACGCTCCGCTCCGAACTTACGCGAAGTCGTTCGCCAGCTTCTCGTTGCACTTTTTAGCAATCATGGACGAATTCATGGCCCCGTGCTCGTCGTAGAACACCGGGCCGTAATCGGTGGCCTCCAGGATGGTACGCAGGTCGTCGAGGTTCTCCGCCATTTTCATCTTTTTGTAGTCCATTGGACTCAAAAAGGTGGAACGGTAGCCTCTGACCACGCCCTCCAGGTAGCCATAGTTAGCGTTAAAAAAGGCGAGCTCCATCTTAGTGAGTGTTGTTGCTGCGCGCGTCAGCGGTCGAGGTGAGTGGGCGAGTGCCGGAAGAGGTTTCGGAACCACCCGCGCCTTTCCCAGTTCATACACAATTTTTGCTCGATTATCTTTGCCGTCACCGCCTGGGCGATGTCCCGCCGCGTCGCGGACTCGCGGATGAGCGTGGACGGCACCTCGACCTGCGAGAAGCCATGGATGGCCTGGGTGAGCGCGGCGACCTGGCGGCTGTTGAGATCCCACAGCGGCCGATGAATGTCGAGGTCGTCCAGGCAGGAGTCGATGTGCCTTTCCACCGCAAGGCGGATGTTCCGTTCCCACGTGCCGGCGACGAATCCAGACTTGAAGTAGCAGAGCACGTACACCAGCAGCATGGTGCTCACCCCCACGAAGTAGTTGCCGATTGCGAGCGAGGCGCACATCAGTATGATGAGTTGCGTCACCCGGGGGTGCCGCCACGAGAACATGTTGAGGAACTTCTCGTACCTCATGGCGAACAGGTTGAGGTAGTAGTTGCCCAGGACGATCTGGTCCCGGGCCTTCCTCAGCATGCCTAGCATCGTGATCTTGTGTTCGGTTTCCATCTCCTCGTCGCTCTCCAGCTCGTCGTAGTCGGACAGCTCCTTGGGCTCGTCCGCCTCCAGCTCGGGGTCGCACGAAAATTCGGGCTGCCGCTTCCTGATCTTGTTCACGTAGATGCTTTTGAAGTACGAGTACAGCCTGCCACGCCGGTTGTGCTGTTCTTGCGGGGTGGTTGCCGGCTCGGCCCTGGCGCTGTCAAAGTCCTGCGAATCCTTGCTCTCCACGCGGATGGCGCTCAGGTCGATCTCCCCCCCGTCGGTCTCCAACGAAAACTGGTAAACCATTCCCTCGCTGGTGTTAGACTCGGACGACGTCTCCTCGGCGTCCGACTCCTCGCTTTCCTGCACGGCGGCGCTGATCATCCGGGTCGGCGTGTCGTCCGGCGCCTGCACCTCGTCCTCGGACAGCATCGAGAAGATTTCGAAGTCGTCGTCCTCCGGGTCGTGCTCCGCTTGGACTAGCTGGCACTGCCTGGTATGCAGGAATATCACGTTAGACCGCGCGATTTGCCGGTATTTGGAGAAGGGCTGCAGCCTGCACTGGTGCCCCTTCGCCGCGTTGTAAATCCGCAGCTTGGTGTTACCCATGAAGCACCCCTTCCTGGGCCTTCGTATATGGAACGCGTACTTGCCCGCATGCGTCGTGAGCACGCACCCAAAGGGCATCCCGCCGCCAGGGGCTGCGTGCGCGGCGGGGCGTATTTTGCCTTCAAGGACGGTGTCGTCATCCTGCCACGTGATCCGGTGCTGCCGCGAAAACGAGCACGAGATGAATATCCACGCAACAGTGAAAAACACCTTAAACATATCCAGCACCACGCACGGCAGCAGCGTGAGCGCGAACGTAAAAATGTTCTGTAACCAGCTGCGTCGGGGTGGGGTGGGTTCggtctcctcctcctcacaATCCGTCAGCCACTCCTCCACGCTTTCAGCCTGCACGTTGACCTCAGGTCTGTCGAACGCCACTGGGAGGGGTTCCGCAAAGGATATTGCCGCTGCTTCCCGGGGCGACACCGTGTGTTCTGCGAACGGTATTATTTCCCTGTCACTGTCCAGGTCCGCCGTGTCCTCTACGTTGTTGTCCCGCTTTGTGCGCTTCTTCAGTTTTAAAAAGTTGAAGCGGCATTTGGACTCGCCGTACTGCTGCGGTTTCGACCTGCTGCCATGGCTTGGTGACGCATCGGAGATGTTCTGCGGCGACCGCTTGAAGTGGTATATGCCCCTCTTAAGGGCAACCAGTGCCCTGAACCTGCCGCCACGCGAACCGGAACTGTGCCGTTTGTTTCGACTCGCGTCGTGCTCGTTTTGGGGCGGCGCCGTACTTTCCGCACCGCCGCACCGGTTCGTGCCTGTGGCCGTGCTGGTGTAGCCCCGattagttggtgagtggtCGACACTGGTTGCGCCGCTTTCGGAAGGGTTCTTGACATGGTACTGGTCGATTTCGAGCGCCTTGGTGCCCTTTTTGTACACCAATACTCGCGGCTTACTGTGCGCACGATCCTTGATGTGAATTAGGTCGTGCGGCTGGATGTCCCTCTCGTCGGCTTTGGTGCTGCTCCCGCGGGACATCTCCGGAGCTACAGCGTAGCGTTTCATCGGACTCAGGGTCAACACGCGCGCCATGCTTCCCTGCGCCCCGCGATTCACGTTGCCCGCAGATCGACCGGTGACGACCCACTTGCGCCGCCTGACGAACGCAAACGCGTGAGTCTCTTTGGACCATGCAGAGTTCCAGTTCTTCGCATAGACCCAGCCGTTCTCGTCGGTGTCCTTGTTCACCACGACGTCGGAATGGTAGAGCAAGAAGTCAGGAATGACCACGTGTCCCCCGTCCTCGGCCGATACATGCGGCCTGTCGTAGAATCTCAGGTTGTGCTTGCTGTACGTGCCAAACACCGACTTCCGCTCGTTCTCGTACCACTCGGTGATCTCGGCCACTGGGGGCACGTGGTTCGTCTTCAGTTCCTGCTCCTGTTGCTCCCGCTGCGCCGGGTGCGCCACTCCGCCCTGCTGGGCGACGGCCTCGACGTTCAGCTTCGTGGCCACCCTGTTcctgtggagcaggtgcaGCGTCTGGATGTTGTTGATCCCGCCCGCGAACGTGAGCAGGGCGGCCATGGCGAAGTACTTGACGGTCAGTACCACATTTTGCACCCACGGCACGACCTCCCACGGGTAGGGTGGCGGCTGGTAGAAGATCGTGTGTATCGCCCGAAGCATCGTCTTCCCGTCGGTTTGCAGCAGGTTCGACAGCGACCCCGTGTCCATCTGGCTGAGGAAGAGCCCCGCGAGATACGTGTGCAAGACCCCCCTGTGGCTGCACGTCTCATGTCGAGTGCCTGCATGCGCCGTGTACGAGACGTATGCGTTCATGGCCTGCTTCTCAGTGAGCATGGGCGGCTCCCGGTGCTCAATGCGCGCGATTTGGGTCTGCTGCTTGGGGCTCCCCTTGCCATACGACGAGATGAAGCCCTTTATTCTGAGATCGAGCATCTGCACCTTTTCGGCCGCTATGCTGCGCGTGACCACATCGCTGACGGTGTGGCTGTTGGTCTGCAGAAAGGCCTTGCGTTTGGTGCACACCATGCACACGGACttcggcagcagcagaaACTTCTCCGTGAGCCTctgcggcagcagcgcgatGAGCAGCGGGTACCTGAGCAACAGGTCCCTGACCCACCGCGCTGAGTCGGGGTGGCTCCGCAGGGAGCAGTACGCCAGGGGCACGATGATGAAGAGCAGCAGCTTGTCCGAATATACCCCCAGCACCGCTATGAAGTAAATCAACCATGCGAACGAGAGGCTGGCGTCCGTGAAGTGGATCACCCGCTTCATGTACCCCAAGACGCTTCTGGCGTTCCTGTACGCCGCCACCACTCTTTTGATGTTCGAGGTGAGCATTTGGAGCCCCCCGGCGGTGGACGCTTTGGTCGCGTTGGCTATGTATTCCTGAGGCGAGTTGTGCGACAGCGCGACGGGGTCCAAGAAGTTCCCGAAATGCTTGGGGGTGACCACGGAGAGCACCACGTACCCCGCTTCCGGCACCTTAGCGTTCGCCGCGGACGTGTTCACGACCGACTCGGGGTTCGGGTGGTCAGAGATGTCAATCCTTTTCTGGTTGAGCGGATTGACGGCCTCGATCTGTTTGAGCACGCAGGTTTTGAGCGTTGCAGGCTCGTTGATCGAGAAGTGGCAGTTCGACAACGCCGCGCTGCCCAGGTATACGTCgttggcagcgatgaagtGCATCCAGACATAGTCCTGGCACGTGTGCTGGTACATGGGGATGTACAGGCACGCCTCGTCGCCGTAGAAGTACGACTGCTTGGCCATCACGACCTTCTTCTTGTCGCTCGTCTTGTTGAGGTGCCACAGCTTGGAGAGCATGTTGTACCCCTGTTGCTGCGGCGTGGTCGCAAGACTCGACGCTGCCCTGGTCTTCACCCGCTCGTCCTCGTGGGCTTCCGTCGACTCTGGCTTGTAGATGTCCAGAGTGGACGCCCGTGCGAAGTCTTTGCCCGCTATCGTTTCCAGGCCGCTATTCATGTCAACCACCCGTAGTGGGCGGTCGCCCGGATGTTGCACCCGCACCTCGTCCGCGTGCGACTCCTCGTCGATGGTCGACAAGTAGGACATCACCCGCGGCACCTCGATGTGGGTCGCCGGCGACTGCCTGGGCAGGTTCAGGACGTAGAAGCTGCTGTTGTGCTCCACCACGCAGCATATCGGCGAGTACGCGGGCGAGTACACCTGCAGCAGTTCCACGACGCTGAGCTTCATGAACGTGAACGCAGCCTTGCGGCGTGGCATGGTCTCCACATTTTCGGACTTCGGGAAGAACTCGATCGGCAGGAGGTATGTAGGAAGCCCGTAGGCGACGTACTTGCTACGCAACTGGTTCTGCTCGACGAAGTTCTGCAGCGACCCGTACCGCGTGGTCCAGAGGATTGCCAGCAGCCAGTCGGAGGCGACCTTGTGGTTGCTAGTCGCAAGCCACACAGTGCTGTCATCAGCATACGGCTTTCTCGCGGTGCGCGCCGCGTTGTTGCCCGCGTTGATGTCCTTGAAGATGTCGTTGATTAGACCCTCTTGCGCCTCCTCCGCGTCGACAAGCGCCGTATTGGTCCGCACAGTTTGCAAGGCAGGGTTGATCTCGCCCGCGTACTGTTTGATGGGCTTCACCGTGATGCGCCACTTGTACAGCCCGCTCGTCGAGTGCGACTCCGCCTTCAGTTCGGCGCCGGCGATCATCCAGCTGGCCGTTGCATGACGGAAGACGCCGGGCACGTTTGGGGGCTCGCATTCGCGGAAGGGCGGCGGCTTCCGGAAGGTATACAGCCTATTATGGTGCAGCATGATGTAGCAGCGCTTGTATCGCTTGGTgtgcggcgtccgcctgtAGAGCCATTGCTGCATCGTGAAGCTGCACTGCGACGGCAGCGGGTCCTGTCTTGCGGCCTTGTCGTCCTCCATCTTATTGCTCGCGGTCCAGTGTACGGTCCAGAGGGAGCTTCCTCGCTCCGCGCGCCCGCAAGGCGCGACTTGATGCAACGGCTCGTCGTCACCCTGGTCGGACGGCGCGGTTCACTCGCTATTAGATGGCGTCGGTTGTGTACACATTATGTTTATAACGCGAAATTATTCGGTATCGTACAGGGTTTCTAACATCTCTTCTAAGTGGTCGAGCTCGGCCGCCATTTGCTGGTTCTCGCGGTCGGCGTGGTCCATCCGGATGGCGTTGTACGCGTCCTCGTCGCTGTAGTAGTGCCTTGTGAGAGGGTCGACATATCGCGCCGGCTTGCCTGTGATGGCACATAGAGGCTGTTTCGCCAAgtctcgccgccgtcgcgcCTCCTCCTGCTGGGTGTAGAACTCGGGGAGCTTCCCGCTGGTGAACATGTACAGTTTGAGTGGCTTCTCCGTCACGTGACTAGAGGGGCTGGGCTGCGCGTCCTGCTCGGCCTCGTTGTTCTTGGTGACGATGGACAGCAGGGAGTTCCAGCACACCCAGATGTCGTAGCTGCCCTTGTAGTTCCACTTCTTGATGTCCTCGTAGTACTTCTTCTCGTCCTCCTGCCGCGAATTGGCCACGTAGCGCGCAGTTAACTAACCCATGCCTGCAGGTTCGCCAGCGAGCGTGCGTTCGCCGCCTCCGTTTGGAGGGCGTTGGCCATGAGCTGTTCCTGCGTCATGCTGCTCCGCTTCTTCGGCGTCTTTTTTTGCGCGCCCGCGCCGCCCGCCTgcttgctgctgccgcgAATGCGCTCCATTTTGTTGGTGATCTCCGTCTTCCACTTGGTGGAGGCCCTGACGGAGCGGTCTGCGCCCGGTTCGGGGCCCTGCAGCGATTGCCGCCGAGTCCGTTCACTCTCGTCGCCGCGACTTTTTTCAGCCTGTACCGTCCTTATTTATGCCAAAATGCACTCACATTTTGCTTGTCCAGGGTTTTGCGGGCGAGTttgctgcgctgcagcgcaggATCCACGTAAGAGCCATACTTGCGCTTCTTCTTTTCCTTGAATTGCGATTCGTCGACCTCTTCGTCCGATTTCTGCGCTGATTAGAACGCGAGGTTGGCCGCCTACATCTGTTTCGGGGTCGTCGAAGTCGGAGTCGGTGGAGTACGCGTACTGCTCCTCCCCCTCACTGCAGTTGTAGTCCTCGTCGACGGCCTCTTCCTCCCACGTGTTGTGGCCCCAGAACTGCTGGTCCTTCTCCAACTCCTCGCCCACCAGTTGCGTGTACCTGCGACAGTTAGTTCACAACCACGACGACCAACTTTTTTCCGCGGTTCTGTCGTTTGGGCAGCCCGAGTGCGACTCCAACGCTCATTTCGTCAAAGGACGACTCCGActcgtcgtcatcgtcgtcctcatcgtcatcgtcttcatcctcatcatcgtcgccgtcgTCATCGCCCCCCTCTTCGTCGCCAGAGATGAGCTCTTCCGACTCCTCCGCTTCTGTTTCCTCGAGCTCctgctcctccagctcctccgCAGCGGCCGCCATCGGCAGGCTGGTTGGCTAATCCTATCCCCTGCAGCGGCTGATATGTGTGTCGCAGAGCTTTTGCCCTACGCGACCAAAACCGCAAGTCAGATCACCGAACAGATACGGCGGTGATGCTGGCCCCCCCGCGACGGGGTCGCGAGCGCAGACGAACAGCCAATCGCAAACACATCGTGCCCAATGGCAAAGCAGCCGTTTCTATCTCCAATGTGCAGCCAATTAAGGTGAGTTGGGGGTGCAGCGTCATGCATGGCGGATGCTTGGCTGTTGCGGGCCGCTTGCGGGTCGCCGTAGCCGGCGCGATTCCACGAGGTCGACAGCGCTCTCCAGCGGCCGATTTCAGCTCGCTGGCACACAGTAGCCTCGATAAGGTCTCACTTGACGCCCATGGAGGCGGCGTCGTGTCTTCTAGACACGATTGGCAGGTGCTGTACAACTACGCGAAGCACCTCTCCAACGACCGCAACGAGCTAACGCGGAGCAAGTGCATAACCTTGCTGCTGACCCTCAGTCAGATTCTGCTGGAACAGAGCGTGCTGCGCGGCCACGGCGCGCGTGTAACGTCGACCTACCTCTGGAATCACTGCACCGCCAGCCTTGCTCCCACGCCTCGTCGGCATGCACCCACCAGCTACTCCGTTGAGCCGTCTTCCCTGTTGCGCTATCTGAGGTACATGGCGAGGCTGCGGCCGTATCACCGTTTGAGCGTGCTGCGCGACGGGCCTGCGCCCTCTGATGATGTCGTCAGCCGTGGCAGTTGCGCCACGACGCCGCAGGGAGGGGTGGGCTACGCCGGGCTGTTCAGCCGTCTGATGGGCGACGACGTCTCACCATGTTCCGTACGCCGTAGTAGAAAAGTGTCGGGGTCGCATATAGGCCCGCTCCGCCTGCGCTCAGACCAGCTCCTAGCCCACCCAGGCATTTTCAGTTACCCCGTCTACCTTGAGCTCATCGGCGACGAGCACGTTGCCGCTCCCCCGGCCGAaggcgccgctgctgcgccagatGCCGCTCTCATTTTACAGCGGAGcgtcgagcagctgctcgatcGCCTGCGTGTCCTCTACTTGGGCCACGGCACCCGTGGTCAGCAGTGCCTGGTCCCAATGTTCACGGCCGTCATGCTCTACGGCCCAAAACTTAAGCTAAGCGGGAACGCCGAGCTTGACGGGGCATATCGCAAACTCCACAGCAGCCTGTCGAATGCGGCAATCTCCACGGAAGGTGCCCCCCCGCTGAGTTTCAGGTTGGTCGCCCGCACGCATAGCCCTCATGCCAATTCAGGAGTTTGGCGTACCTGCTCAACAGCTGCCTGCACACGGCCGACACTGCTCCCATTTGCGCTTTCGCAGAACGCAGGATATCGGAATCGGCGGAATTGGTGCCCCTGGAGTGGCTGGAGAACATCTGTTTTGCGTGCTCCAAGAGCCGGTACCCGCACGACACGCTGTATGAGGCGATGTCACGGCACGTTTCGGCCCAGGCGGACTCCGCAAGCCCAGTGGTTTGCTTGAACCTGCTGTGGAGCTTCAGCCGTGTGGGCAGGGCCCACCTGGTGGGAAAAGCTTTAGAGCGCCGGATCGCCGAGTTGGGGCCCGGCGCATTCGCGCACGTGAACCCTGCATTCCTGCGGCGCGCAGTGGTTGCGCTGGAGCCGCACGT
It includes:
- a CDS encoding vacuolar ATP synthase subunit d, putative, with translation MELAFFNANYGYLEGVVRGYRSTFLSPMDYKKMKMAENLDDLRTILEATDYGPVFYDEHGAMNSSMIAKKCNEKLANDFAYLRQQSDGELATFLEFVAREKMIDNLIALLQGVSNKKSPEELMDRIDPIGWFQGIETLMDADLCQSGEDLHRIILCDTPIGKYFEKCLPSLSMGKGNSVLDPSSIALLKSFLKRAWIEDFYYFVTSLGGTTAQVMGHILRTEADFRDLALTLNCVNLSNGSPVVQDRNKLYTSIGYLYPYGTERLCKAYNEATLQQALASYPKYARLYEVCKMSLNRGDSRLTKFDTSERSLEDHFYAESAQLSEECFEQQLHFGIFYAWVKLKQQEIRNIAWIADMILLKRPEQFARVIPVFQPRI
- a CDS encoding 26S proteasome non-ATPase regulatory subunit 3, putative; amino-acid sequence: MAADEQKAPAAAASSLPCDAFRELLAHSTALLEAAVARADGRYVVRLMRHFKTLRSLLKNYAASTLPVLRQAIAVYAHGSPGCSLASLALELLSEDVVMAPAKEGEVNVRVHLTVAPVLGIEEYLAKNTNLDETKILLLTLALIYLMDTAQIAEAMRLAEDFAKYVLDFNKRSIDRLAAKVYFYYSRVFELGGRLPETRTLLMSAYRKACLHHEPMTEAVTLNCVMRYLVQHRLYSAAATLLSKTSFPDNLSSNAQYARYLFYYGKILAVQLEYSEAYNKLMQALRKAPQADKTAFGFKLAATKMTIIVALLMGDVPSKSTFTNPQMKGSLAAYEKVVIAVMNGDLAAFSNVCDNYRAQFEKDGTLFLIARLRHNVIKGGLRKITLAYSRIPIEKVAQKLGINSIEDTECIIAKAIHDGIIDATIHHDEKYMQSKANVNIYASDQPMRAFHKRINFCLKLHANAIQAMRYPDEPDIAKNTTPSDVIDEEQIAAVGGRRTPVMTWQIVEEEGLGDGDIL